DNA from Daphnia pulicaria isolate SC F1-1A chromosome 3, SC_F0-13Bv2, whole genome shotgun sequence:
TTTTAAGTATTCTacagaaacaaaaggaaattgaGTCCGTGATCAGCCGacgtgaaaaatttaaaaaaaaatgttatttgaattaaaacaacgggAGCTAATTTTTTTCACGTATACTGCCTTGAAGACTACCGCGATGACTGACGTTATCACTGTTGTAGGAGATATAATCGGAATTGTTGTTCTGCTTTTGTTTATCAGCATTTGACATTTCCAAGGAATGGGTGCTGGTAACACTATTGAGCCGATTAAAAGTGCATATTATAATTTAAGGAAAGTGATagtaaaatataataaaaatgctTCATTACAAAGAGATGGATTCCGTTACTTCACTTCTTGATAAATGGTATTGATTTGGGTTGACCAGTCCAGATACAATCTGAAATGAAATGgggaaaacattaaaatttcaaattacaaCACTAAATTTATAATACtaaataatatataatataataatttataatatatataaatatatattatatttatcCTCCTTttgtaaagtatttaaaaagaaatcctgATATGTAAGCGCGGACTTTGAACTAAATAGGTTTTGTAACTTATGTTGTACGGGTTTGAAGTACACGCAGGGTACGTTGTATTAGGCGATAAATTTATAAACTCGCCAATGCCTCGCCTCGCCTCGCCAACGCCAACACCACTGCCATTAAAAATCGCCAATGCATCTTATAAATCGACTTCTTATTCAGATGTAAGTAAAAGTGAACCTTGAATTAAAAAGCTGATaagccaaaaaatgttttatttttatttttaaatatgtgtggaaaaggaaaagaaaaacaaacgaacaCCATTCCGTTATTTTCGgctattttacaattatttttccaagaatATTGCAACTTTACAATTTATTTCATAACAAATCTCAAATTGGCATAGATAGCCATTATTCCCGGGAAGTAATGAGATGCCCAATAACGTGGCcatattcaaaataaatgtcaaTCATTATATGCATACAGGCCTAATAATCATATTCGCAAACACAATCAGTTTGCGTATCGTAAACGCCATCTCATGGGCGCACGCGCgctagtttaatttttttagcttCTACGGCCGTTTAGTGTATCTTTAAGTCCCTATCGTGCAAAAGatcgattttttaataatcaacCTGTTACAGGTGAACCTTCGTTCAAAAAGTGATTTACAACTGTTGTTTACATATTCATCTTGAGTATtttataaatttgattttatatgCGCTTTGTACTATCAACTTTTTTGTATCCCAGCCGTTTTTAAAAGGCCAGTCGTAGCCACGTCGCATTTCCTCTGCTCCAAATCAATCccacaggggggggggggagtttaAACGGCTCATTCTACCTGTTAATTACCGGCGAGTAAATACTAGCACAAGTTGTGTCGATTACAAACAATCTGACATATTGGCCACATTAAATCGTGCATTCCAGTTGTCCGTCATGATAATAAGGCAGCTTGTTAATTTATGACCTAATGATTCTTGTAAGAAACCAATTTCATTAAGCGCTCACCTTGAActgaaatcaattcaaagtgtaGCCTAAATAATTGATAAGCGATTGGGCACTAGTACCATGTTAGCATAGCGCTTACTACAGACAAACGCGTATAGGCGCATACAGAATAACAAATGTCTTAATCAATCAAAGTAGTCATTACCCTTTATATCTTCTGCAGTTTTTACAAGGCCAAtactttacattttttttaagttgattacaaaaaaaatgtaatcttGACTATgcaatacaaaaaaagtttcaactgTGCATAAAGACTACAACAGTTATCCGCAAACTGtagaaacatttaaaacattttttagtcCAGGATCATTTCAAAACTGATTTACTAATCGACTCACATGGATGTCCATCCGTTGGCAGCGATAATCTCAACAGCTTTGAAAATTTCACCGGCATTCAGGTACATTCCTGCTGCGGCTCGCGGATCGTGAATATCTTGCGCCCAATCCGCCCTCTTTTTTCAGGATGTTCATCCGTTCGGTCGTACTGTCTTCGCTGAGATACTCCTGGGCTTGATTGAAAAGGCGCAAATTCGGTGAAGAGAGCCACCGCCTTGTCGCTACGGCCGCACTTGCGGTTCAAGCGAGCCGCTTCGTTGAACTTTCCCTGCCATGCAAGGATGTCGCCGATAAAGACATTGTGGTTGATATTCGCCTGTGGTCCTCCCAGCCGCTTCTGATTGGCAATAGATTCCATCAGCTCCAGGTATTTGTAGTCCTGGATACGTTGGAACGCCTGTTTGGCAATGTCCAGTTCCAGCGCATTGACCGGCTCGTGTGCCAGCTCTGACCAGTCGGCCTCCGTCACGCCCATACAAGCCACTTCATAAGCTTCGCGGTAGAGTTTACGGTCAAGATACTGGTACATGGGTGCTGATAGAGGCACCTGAAGGGTGGTCATGCTCTATCCCTGCAAGCAAAAGATTTTGGCACCGTAGAATCCTACGACGTAGCCTTGAAACTTTTGCTGGTGACAGGAAAAATTCGATGCTTTTATGTTCAACCAGTTCCAACCCGAAAAGCAAAGCATGTCTTCGCAGCGAATGTTCCAAGCGACGCTATTAGCATGTGGCTCCTACATTATACACAAtttagttgaaaattgttCTGTTTGAAGTTTGAATCTGggaaaaagttttggaactaccTGAGAAATCAATTCACTGTTGCTCAATTGATAGACGGAGCAGGTATGGTTGTCATCTACAATGGCCATCTTTTGGCGTGAAGAGCTCAAGTCCAGGCAGCGGATAGGAACGTTGATCTTGAGCAACTCCAACGGGAAAGggttatataaaaatattttggacaCCTGGCCTTTCTTCAAGCCTAGCAGGAACTCGAGCAGGAAGGAGACCTTCTTTGTTGGCCGCCGACAATTTTTATGTAGCGCCCGGGTGAATCCAACGTCCACTCGTGTTCCTTGACGCCCTGAAAGTTCACCGACTGCAGTTTCTTTTCCTGaacgaaacacaaaaaaacccaGACAGATGTGATACGTTAgataaaaattttgcaaagaaaatcataaaagaTTTACGTGACACAGAATGATGTGGTTGGTACAAATTACCATAAGGCTGCATTCGAAATTCTGGCTGATTTTTTCCTTGATGACATAGTGCAGCTGTTCGCCTTCCTGTTGCTCGCAAATCATGAGTTTTTCTTGCAGTTGGATCTAGAAGAATCCAACAATAACAAGACATCATCATCCGGTCACATATTCCTGCGCAATGCACGACGACTTACCGCTAAGCGATTTTTGTAGATGGCGATTTTCTTGATAAGGTCACGGCAACAGACGCGCACTTTTATCCTCCGTCAGTAAGTGGTGGACTACCACGTCTGTCAGATGTTCtctatttttcgaaataacaAAGTAAAACGGCATTGTAAATTAAGCTCATTCATACGATCCCTACTTAACAATACCTGAATGCGTAGCGTTCTTTATAGAGACCGTGAACGGTGCTAAATATCAGCTGGTGACAACCGACTGTTCCGTCTTCACTGCCAACGGCCTACAAGCAACAGATAAGAATTTTAACGGTAGCTCGCACAGAAAGTCCtgattttcttatatataacTGGAAAAACAGCTTCTTTCGATATCGGGACACTAGGCTTTCCACGTCGCTTAACTTGGGAGATATTCTTTATCACCATCTCTGTAGACAAAATGGTTATTATCTAAAGACTAAATATGCTTCGAATATGAAAATACCATAAATTGAATCGGAGTCGCGGACTGAGTGACTTTGATGTATTTTCCgtcttcaaaaaataattctctGGAAAAGCGGCTAAGGTAACTTTGCCAATGAAACCAACACTATCCGCCTTGAAAGCAAGTGCATCCAGCTCTCTCTATAATCGAATAGAATATTACAATTTGGTTGGGTTTCAAAAGATTAATTCACAATATTACCTCACTTAATTGAATTACGCCTACTTCTCGGTCATTACCACTTCGGTCTTGTTGTTGAGCGTTGTGGATAACAGGCTCCTTAGATCTGCTATaaccattttctcttttccaaaaGTTGATCTCTTTTTCCATTATGGTGGCGACCTCCCTTTTGGCCTCGTGGTTGCAAGGCAACGACAACTTCAATGTTTTCCCCGACAAGATTGCAGTTTCGAAATACCTTCCGATGATTTCTGTAGATGcaattaaatacaaaaatttgaataaatatgatgaaaaagaaatgccatTACGAAAGAGTCCAATGAATTGCACGTTCGTCATACCAGCAAAACTGTGGTCTTCAAAATAACGATCAGGAAACGCAGCTAGCACTAAAAGCTCAATGAACTCGACACAAGTAGAATTGTGTGCCATTCTGTTGATTTGTTCCtaaaattaaacaacaacaaaattaattggtcaataaaaaaaatctattaacTTTTACCACTGTTAACGGAACAAGATCGTATTCCTCAAGTTCATTTTACATAGTCTTAACCATGGAATGTtgacaaaaaatgtttagtgCTAGGCCtataatgataaaaaaatttcaaagaatattACCTTATGGTGGTGTCCCTTCAAAATTACCTGACACACTTTGGAATTGTTTGTGCTATTGAAGACGAACTGCAGCAGTATGGTAAGGTCAAAAGAGAGCAAAAtagaacaacaaaataaaagaattcttagcccaaatttaaatttcaaactgCTTCCTATTTTCGTATTTGTTAGGAAACTAAATTTAAACGGGATTCGATGATAAAAGCCACACTGGGTgacatttttcatcgaatacGGACgcggttaaaaagaaaaaaaaacaaaatccttTCTGAATGGATTGCCCATAGCTACAACGCGCTGAagtattttcaaatgaaaatcaatgtgAATCAACGGGAGTCCTACCCCACGCTGTTCGATGATTGACGATCCCGAAAAAACCCATCGAAACAATTATCGGATTAAGAAGGTAGAAGGATTTCGGAGTTCCATCACGAGATAACAATGCATAAGGAAGATTGCAAGCGCCTCATGATCAGACAATACTACTCGCTAAGTTTGCACGgttgaatatattttttataaataattaaatactaATATAGTTTCAGATGGCCCGGAAGGAGGGATGAATGAATCAAAATAGCGTTACCCATCCGTGAATCACGTAAAAATAACCTCTTCACGCCACTGCTAAACGTGTTGAGAGCGAGAggaaatgacataaatttCTTGACCACAAATTCGATTAGAAAAGCGAACCACGATGGAAAATTTAATTAGTGCTACTTTATCAAAGTCGTCATTACTAAGCCTTGTCTTTCAAACTACTGATTCAAATATGTAAAAAAAGGCACCtaccttttatttatttttggaagaCGACAAACGACCCATTCAGTCGAATGTCTAAAATTCAACGAAGGAATTCCCACGTAGAGATGTGGGATGATAAGAATTGCAGCGTTGCGGTCTCGTAGTTATCAAAGCTGCTGCTAGGGATCGTGAGCTGCAGACTAATATCAAATTTACAGATCAATTTAATTTCAGGTGAGCAGATAATTAGTTTACCATTACAACTGAGGTACGtaccaaaattgaattttgaacCTTTACAAAGATCTGCCAATAGGCTCTTTCAATTCTGCAATACACTCATTCAGCTATATATTGACGTTATCTTTCGCCATCCAAGAAATCCACTGCCACGTACTCATCGCCTATCtgtaaacaaaatagaaaatgaaaatgtttactGTGaacatggaaaataaaaacgaaataagtAGAATAACAAATGTTGTTCGTCAAAATTCTGTTAAAGGGTTTGGATAATCTTGACAAAGGCCTACTTGACCCCTGAGAGTGGCACAGACTACGATCCCTGTTCGGGAGGCTCAGAATCGTCTCTGCATCGAATTAGTTTTAGTATAGTCAAAAAGCCTACCGAAGCGGAGTTTGTTGGAAGACACACAAAGGGATTTGTATTCCGGTTTGCCACAAGTAAAAGAGAGATTCAGTTATGCACACTGACGAATGTACGGGGGGTTGGGAGAGATGGTTGCCAGCCATCTCGACAAGAAAGAGAAGTTTTAGGGAAGTTAACACGGATTTCGGTTATATACACCGAAGAAAAGAGTCAAAAAGTGACCAAAGAGCTGGCTGCCAGCCAGCCCGATCGACACCATGACAGCTTAAAGATTGATACAATATTAGtcaaaacagagaaaaagaggaCGGGAACAAAGGGGTAAAATTAGGGCTTTGTCTTAATGACGTTGCCAAACTTGCTGGAAATAAGCGTCGCGAACAATCCCGACTGATTATTTCCTATCACACAACACTCGCCGCATTTTCTTACTTTCCGCACTGACAATACTTTCTTTCGCAGACCTGCCATTTAATGCATTTGTTTTCAGCCTtatcaaattcattgattctCTCGGTCACGGTAATCGCTtggaaaaattcaatcaaatgcaCAAAAGAGTCATATCATGACTATATGTaggccaaacaaataaaaaatccaaatgGGGTGGATGACGTCATCCAGCTTAACGATGGCCATATAGTTGACTTTGGCTCTATAGGCCGCATCTGTTACTACAATAACACATGCTATATGAGAAAAGGTACGCACGcattcgatgaaaaaaaaacgacaataaGAGACTTCCCCTCTAGCTCTTTCACGGTTTATTCGATGCAGTGACCCACACCCACCCAGCATCGGACGAGTTTTAATGTCATCGAGGAGAGTCTCATCGACGAAACACAACCAGACCATCGACACGCCATACCAGCAGGAAACCAAAAAGACCAAAgaggaaattgaaaattaccaGAGGGATCGCTCAGCGATCCCCCTCTGATCCAAGATGAGTGTTGAGTTTGAATAAAAGAGTTTCACATGTTGCTGTCTTGCTGAGTTCCACACACCAGGTTCTTAGTGACAGGAGAGACAGAGCGAGAATAATCTAGTAGCGAGCTTGACATAAACAAGAAAAGGGTTGAGGTGGATGCTAAACAGCATCTCATCTGACGGGTGTGGGTTTTGCCGCTCAACACTCTCcctcaaaacaaacaaacggaaGATGGATttaatcaaaagagaaaaaaggggatttAGATGTTGCTGCTCAGTCGGTGAATTTTCTCACTCCAATTCTGAAGTCGATTGTGCGATATCGGGCTATTTCTTGCTGAACCACGCTACAGGGCCaccatgaaagaaaaaatacctcCAGAGGTGGAACGGCAGTCATCTCGATCGCCGTCGAAGTTAGCGTCGGTGTATCCGATGAGTCCACTTTGGCTTCCACCTAGCCAGATTCCATAGTCCTGTCCGACGGGTTATGCAATGTCCGTTTTAGTCATCAGTGCGACGTAGAGGAGGGCGCCGACTGCTTCACGGTAGGGGTACGGAAAAGGCAGTCTTCTCTCCCTCGCCCTTTGAGACGTTGTCTGATGCGAGATGGACACTTGGGTCGGCCGGGATCAACTTCGGGGGAAGGTCTGACATTTTGACAAAAACGTTTACACAGTTTCTCAACCATGTGTGATCATATTGTTCGGCTGTCTGCAAGTTACATTAGGCCTGTTCCCACATAAACGATTAGTTCCTTTCATACACACTTGATCGGTTGCCGGTGAGTCTAGAGTCACAGCCCGTGTGTAGACAATGAACAATTTTCTCGTACACATTCAATTAGTTACCTGTGATTCGTACACATTCAATCAGTTACCTGTGATTCGGTCACAGTCTACGTGTAGACAATGAACAATTTTCTCGTACACATTCAATCAGTTACCTGTGATTCAGTCACAGTCCATGTGTAGACTCGAAAGATTTTCTCATACACATTCAATCAGTTACCTGTGATTGGGAATCACAGTCCATGTGTAGACTCAGATTTTCTCTAACACATTCAATCAGTTACCTGTGATTTGGAATCACAGTCCATGTGTAGACTCAAAGATTTTCTCATACACATTCAATCAGTTACCTGTGATTTGGAATCACAGTCCATGTGTAGACTCAAAGATTTGCTCGTGTTCACATACCGAGAGAAAAGTTCTTGCTTCAGTTTCGGCATGACTGCAAATTTTCATTACGGAAAATTCactccattgaatttgtgAAATCACGTTTACCCTCGGAATTCTGGAATCTCCAACATCTATTTTTACGTTTAAATCTCTCCCTAAAATTGAAGTCGGAGATCTGTAGTAATGAAGTCTGCGAGCAGTTTAAAGACTGCATGAAGAATCATTTTACTTTGTCTTAACTTAAAATGGGGTTAGCAAACTCGATCAAAATTAAACGAAGTTTTGAACGCATAATTGTTAAGCAAAAATCGTAGATTGTACTCTCCCTAAAATGAGACTTCATCAAAACCATGTAAGCCTAACAGATCCAGCTTTGGCCTATAAGGAGTGGTGGTCCGCCAGGCTGCCTTCATCCCGTGCAGTCGTGAAGTGGCACTGTGTTACAGTGATAACCTTAGAAGTTGTAAGATATAGTCGCCGGTTCGCCACACTGTCAAGGATCAGAATTCTTCTAAAAGGAATAACAAGACTAGCTGgggagaaatataaaaaaataagttaaatAAGCCTAGAGACACCATTTTGCCGATGTCTGATTGAATCAaccaaataaataatgatACACCAATATTGGCAATTAGTAAAAGGTCGTACAAGCAGTAAAAAAAGACTGAGAAGGATGTTACGATCAATAGCCAATTCTCGATTCCGTTCCGTAATGGCGTCCAATAATTATAGTAGAATTGGTGGCAGTTGGTTGATACTTGATAGATTTTCCTCAGACTATTCAATCACGGCTGTCCGGCTGCTCGTGATTTTTCCTTCTTGCGTGGCTCCATTTTGCGTTGTTACACCCAAAACATAGATAGATGAGAGGTTAGTCAAAAACAGGTCAATGGGTTTGATGCAAAGTTTGTGGAGTAAACATCTGAAAGTGGGCCATCGaacttgaaaagaaatatacaCCTACCTCTCAGTACAAGTCtcacagagaaaaaacaacgtCAAATAACACACATCGGACAACAGACCTGAATGAGATGTCAGATAGAATAATTAGAACCTGTTGGAGAGAATTCAGTGGTTACTGGTATCTAAACTAATTTCTACGATAAGTAACATTTAATTGGTATTGATAATCTTAATGTACTCTCCCAGAGTAACAGGGAAAACAAATCAGAAGAGCTTTCTTCTATTTGCAGTACAGACCTTTCTTGGCAATTATATCTGTTCGATCACAGAAAAAAGGATAATTTTGCCTTCAAGATAAACACTATA
Protein-coding regions in this window:
- the LOC124328679 gene encoding uncharacterized protein LOC124328679, translated to MAHNSTCVEFIELLVLAAFPDRYFEDHSFAGMTNVQFIGLFQIIGRYFETAILSGKTLKLSLPCNHEAKREVATIMEKEINFWKRENGYSRSKEPVIHNAQQQDRSGNDREVGVIQLSERELDALAFKADSVGFIGKVTLAAFPENYFLKTENTSKSLSPRLRFNLWYFHIRSIFSL